One Curtobacterium herbarum genomic window carries:
- a CDS encoding SDR family oxidoreductase → MPVPTTPIGRVLVTGGASGLGAAVVDAVTEAGGTPIVFDLRIDAVPEGVDAVAVDVSDTDAVEQAVREAAERHGGLDAVVTAAGIDTPAPIDAISSGNWEKIVGVNLIGTASTVRAALPALEASHGRVVTISSSLALRGVGHGTAYSASKFGVRGFSQALAAETAGRVGVTNVIPAGMRTNFFADRTEQYKPGPDAQLIEPEYVANSIIFALSQPAGCEIRELSIMPATEPSWP, encoded by the coding sequence ATGCCCGTCCCCACCACCCCCATCGGCCGCGTCCTCGTCACCGGCGGCGCCTCCGGACTCGGCGCAGCCGTCGTGGACGCCGTCACCGAGGCCGGCGGCACCCCGATCGTCTTCGACCTGCGCATCGACGCCGTCCCCGAGGGCGTCGACGCCGTCGCGGTCGACGTCTCGGACACCGACGCCGTCGAGCAGGCAGTCCGTGAGGCGGCCGAGCGCCACGGCGGCCTCGACGCCGTCGTCACCGCCGCGGGTATCGACACCCCCGCCCCGATCGACGCCATCTCGTCCGGCAACTGGGAGAAGATCGTCGGCGTCAACCTCATCGGTACCGCGTCGACCGTCCGCGCCGCACTGCCCGCGCTCGAGGCCAGCCACGGCCGCGTCGTCACGATCTCGTCGTCGCTCGCCCTGCGCGGCGTCGGCCACGGCACCGCCTACTCGGCGTCGAAGTTCGGCGTCCGCGGGTTCTCGCAGGCCCTGGCCGCCGAGACCGCCGGCCGCGTCGGTGTCACCAACGTGATCCCGGCGGGCATGCGCACGAACTTCTTCGCCGACCGCACCGAGCAGTACAAGCCGGGCCCGGACGCGCAGCTCATCGAGCCGGAGTACGTCGCGAACTCGATCATCTTCGCCCTCTCGCAGCCGGCCGGGTGCGAGATCCGCGAGCTGTCGATCATGCCGGCGACGGAGCCCAGCTGGCCCTGA
- a CDS encoding glycosyltransferase family 9 protein: MTDGAGTGNGSRTRSDKAVRPGRRVLVARLDSFGDVLVAGPAVRAVAAGADHVTLLCGPQGAPAGALLPGVDTLRTWAAPWVTETARPLDDAVLAEFRALVAEERPDEAVVLTSFHQSPLPLAMLLRLAGVPRVSGASVDHPGSLLDVRLRPGEDLPEDLPEPERALRIATAAGFALPEDDDGRLRVRHDDTALLPDAVAALDRYVVVHPGASVEARSWPPAAHRALVAAYDRLGVPVVVTGSPGERDLTADVAGTTGIDLGGRTSPAVLATVLAGAEVVVVGNTGPAHLAAAVGARIVSLFSPVVPAVKWAPYAEHVELLGDQDAPCRLSRARECPVPGHPCLAGVQVDEVLAAHERLTGCALRTNDDSLRGAPEARA; encoded by the coding sequence ATGACCGACGGCGCCGGCACCGGCAACGGCAGCCGCACCCGCTCCGACAAGGCCGTGCGCCCCGGCCGCCGGGTCCTCGTCGCCCGGCTCGACTCGTTCGGGGACGTCCTGGTCGCCGGCCCCGCCGTCCGGGCGGTCGCCGCCGGTGCGGACCACGTGACGCTGCTCTGCGGCCCGCAGGGGGCACCGGCCGGGGCGCTGCTGCCGGGCGTCGACACGCTCCGGACCTGGGCGGCACCGTGGGTCACCGAGACCGCCCGCCCGCTCGACGACGCCGTGCTCGCCGAGTTCCGCGCGCTGGTCGCCGAGGAACGACCAGACGAGGCCGTCGTCCTGACGTCCTTCCACCAGTCGCCGCTGCCCCTCGCGATGCTCCTGCGGCTCGCCGGGGTCCCCCGGGTCTCCGGCGCCTCGGTCGACCACCCCGGCTCGCTGCTCGACGTGCGGCTCCGGCCCGGTGAGGACCTGCCCGAGGACCTCCCCGAACCCGAACGGGCACTCCGCATCGCCACCGCCGCGGGCTTCGCGTTGCCCGAGGACGACGACGGCCGGCTCCGGGTGCGCCACGACGACACCGCGCTGCTGCCCGACGCGGTGGCCGCGCTCGACCGGTACGTCGTCGTGCACCCCGGCGCCAGCGTGGAGGCCCGCTCCTGGCCGCCCGCCGCCCACCGTGCCCTCGTGGCCGCGTACGACCGGCTCGGCGTCCCCGTCGTGGTGACCGGGTCGCCCGGCGAGCGGGACCTCACCGCCGACGTCGCGGGCACCACCGGCATCGACCTGGGCGGTCGGACGAGCCCCGCCGTGCTCGCGACCGTCCTGGCCGGCGCCGAGGTCGTGGTCGTCGGCAACACCGGACCCGCGCACCTGGCCGCGGCCGTCGGGGCCCGGATCGTCTCGCTGTTCTCCCCCGTCGTGCCCGCGGTGAAGTGGGCGCCCTACGCCGAGCACGTCGAACTGCTCGGCGACCAGGACGCCCCGTGCCGGCTCTCCCGGGCCCGCGAATGCCCCGTCCCGGGCCACCCGTGCCTGGCCGGCGTGCAGGTCGACGAGGTCCTCGCAGCCCACGAACGACTCACCGGATGCGCTCTGCGGACGAACGACGACTCCCTGCGAGGAGCGCCAGAAGCCCGTGCGTAG
- a CDS encoding glycosyltransferase, whose amino-acid sequence MKIAMVSEHASPLAALGGVDAGGQNVHVAALSAALADRGHTVTVYTRRDDASLPVRVPLRPGVDVVHVDAGPARHVPKDDLLPYMSTFAQVLASEWFVDRPDVVHGHFWMSGHATVDAVNQVQARTGGTRIPVVQTFHALGVVKRRHQGTADTSPAEREWLEPAVGRSADQVVATCSDEAFELKSLGVPLRSISVVPCGVDVELFRPDGPVEERGRTFRVLTASRLVQRKGVGTTIAAVAQLVAAGRDVELVVVGGAGTAGADLPDDPEYQRLDALARDLGIRDHVSFRGQLAQEAMGAVYRSADVVVCAPWYEPFGIVPLEAMACGVPVVASRVGGLIDTVVEDATGLHVEPRDEDGLAVALAGLLDDPERRAAYGRAGRRRAESRYTWQKVTTDTERVYERLVAGGRVRPVRPVGGTTVTPTTTRIPDAVRPAEDALADAAVPTTERNAR is encoded by the coding sequence GTGAAGATCGCCATGGTCTCGGAACACGCCAGCCCGCTCGCGGCCCTCGGCGGCGTCGACGCCGGTGGTCAGAACGTCCACGTGGCCGCGCTGTCCGCCGCCCTGGCCGACCGCGGCCACACCGTCACCGTCTACACGCGTCGTGACGACGCCTCGCTGCCGGTCCGCGTGCCGCTCCGGCCGGGTGTCGACGTCGTGCACGTCGACGCCGGTCCCGCGCGGCACGTCCCGAAGGACGACCTGCTCCCCTACATGAGCACGTTCGCGCAGGTGCTGGCGTCGGAGTGGTTCGTCGACCGACCCGACGTCGTGCACGGGCACTTCTGGATGTCCGGCCACGCGACCGTCGACGCGGTGAACCAGGTGCAGGCGCGCACCGGTGGCACCCGCATCCCCGTCGTGCAGACCTTCCACGCACTCGGTGTCGTGAAGCGTCGCCACCAGGGCACGGCCGACACGAGCCCCGCCGAGCGCGAGTGGCTCGAGCCCGCCGTCGGGCGGAGCGCCGACCAGGTCGTGGCGACGTGCTCCGACGAGGCGTTCGAGCTGAAGAGCCTCGGCGTCCCCCTCCGCTCCATCTCCGTCGTCCCCTGCGGCGTCGACGTCGAGCTGTTCCGACCCGACGGCCCCGTCGAGGAACGCGGGCGGACCTTCCGCGTGCTCACCGCCTCCCGGCTCGTGCAGCGGAAGGGCGTCGGCACGACCATCGCCGCCGTCGCGCAGCTCGTCGCGGCCGGCCGCGACGTCGAACTCGTCGTCGTCGGCGGTGCCGGCACGGCCGGTGCCGACCTGCCGGACGACCCGGAGTACCAGCGCCTCGACGCGCTCGCCCGCGACCTCGGCATCCGCGACCACGTCTCGTTCCGCGGGCAGCTCGCCCAGGAGGCGATGGGTGCCGTGTACCGGAGCGCCGACGTCGTCGTGTGCGCACCCTGGTACGAGCCGTTCGGCATCGTCCCGCTCGAGGCGATGGCGTGCGGCGTGCCCGTGGTCGCCTCCCGCGTCGGCGGACTCATCGACACGGTCGTGGAGGACGCCACCGGGCTGCACGTCGAGCCCCGGGACGAGGACGGCCTGGCCGTGGCCCTCGCCGGCCTGCTCGACGACCCCGAGCGTCGGGCCGCCTACGGCCGCGCCGGACGCCGCCGGGCCGAGTCCCGCTACACGTGGCAGAAGGTCACCACCGACACCGAGCGCGTCTACGAGCGGCTCGTCGCCGGTGGCCGGGTCCGTCCCGTCCGCCCGGTCGGCGGCACCACCGTCACGCCGACCACCACCCGCATCCCGGACGCCGTCCGCCCCGCCGAGGACGCGCTGGCCGACGCCGCGGTCCCCACCACCGAGAGGAACGCCCGATGA
- a CDS encoding glycosyltransferase: MRILVWHVHGGWMDAFVRGPHDYLIPSTPARDGWGLGRGGRSWGTNAIEIAPEDVADADVDLVVLQRPEELDVARELLGGRDVPVVFVEHNAPRIDVPDSVHPFRDRDDVTIAHVTHWNALMWDCGTTRTTVVEHGVVDPGPLYTGELERFGAVINEPVRRNRVVGTDLLPRFGAVAPVDVFGMGTEKLDGLGHGDLLVGLGDVKPDPMHAALAQRRAYVHANRWTSLGLSLIESMHMAMPALVLATTDAARTVPAEAGAIGTDVEELVRASRTLLDDPDEARRRGLVAREAVLARHALPRFLADWDELLDDVRSRHRSTTGTATVGAGAAAPRERSAR, encoded by the coding sequence ATGCGGATCCTCGTGTGGCACGTGCACGGCGGCTGGATGGACGCCTTCGTCCGCGGCCCGCACGACTACCTCATCCCCTCGACCCCCGCCCGTGACGGCTGGGGCCTCGGTCGTGGTGGCCGGAGCTGGGGCACGAACGCCATCGAGATCGCACCCGAGGACGTCGCCGACGCCGACGTGGACCTGGTCGTCCTGCAGCGGCCCGAGGAACTCGACGTCGCCCGCGAGCTGCTCGGCGGTCGCGACGTGCCCGTCGTCTTCGTCGAGCACAACGCCCCGCGCATCGACGTGCCGGACAGCGTGCACCCCTTCCGGGACCGCGACGACGTGACCATCGCCCACGTCACGCACTGGAACGCCCTGATGTGGGACTGCGGCACCACCCGCACCACCGTCGTCGAACACGGTGTCGTCGACCCCGGCCCGCTCTACACCGGCGAGCTCGAGCGGTTCGGCGCCGTCATCAACGAACCCGTCCGACGGAACCGCGTCGTCGGGACCGACCTGCTCCCCCGCTTCGGCGCCGTAGCCCCGGTCGACGTCTTCGGCATGGGCACCGAGAAGCTCGACGGACTCGGCCACGGCGACCTGCTCGTCGGCCTGGGCGACGTCAAGCCCGACCCGATGCACGCGGCCCTCGCGCAGCGCCGGGCCTACGTGCACGCCAACCGGTGGACCTCGCTCGGTCTCTCGCTCATCGAGTCGATGCACATGGCGATGCCGGCGCTGGTCCTCGCGACCACCGACGCCGCCCGGACCGTGCCAGCGGAGGCCGGCGCGATCGGGACCGACGTCGAGGAGCTGGTGCGGGCCTCCCGGACGCTGCTGGACGACCCGGACGAGGCGCGCCGACGCGGCCTCGTCGCCCGGGAGGCCGTGCTCGCGCGGCACGCGCTGCCCCGGTTCCTCGCCGACTGGGACGAGCTGCTGGACGACGTCCGGTCCCGACACCGGTCGACGACCGGCACCGCGACCGTCGGTGCGGGTGCTGCGGCACCGCGGGAAAGGAGCGCCCGGTGA
- a CDS encoding D-sedoheptulose-7-phosphate isomerase, translating into MTIEQTGIGTTETPTSTRTVLDHIAASVPVIASLVDHGDHIAAWADDIAARLVAGRRLLAAGNGGSAAEAQHLTSELTGRFDGDRPAYSAISLHAETSAVTAIGNDYGFEEVFARQVRAHARAGDVVVLLSTSGRSPNLLAAAAAARDAGARSIAMTGALPNPLAHAVDDVIAVDGPSANVQEAQLVLVHALCRAMEPALRRGGTR; encoded by the coding sequence ATGACCATCGAGCAGACCGGGATCGGCACGACCGAGACCCCGACGAGCACCCGCACGGTGCTCGACCACATCGCCGCCTCCGTGCCGGTCATCGCGTCCCTCGTCGACCACGGCGACCACATCGCCGCGTGGGCGGACGACATCGCCGCGCGCCTGGTCGCCGGACGCCGGCTGCTCGCCGCGGGCAACGGTGGTTCCGCGGCCGAGGCGCAGCACCTGACCTCCGAGCTGACCGGCCGCTTCGACGGGGACCGTCCGGCGTACTCGGCGATCTCGCTGCACGCCGAGACCTCGGCCGTCACCGCGATCGGCAACGACTACGGCTTCGAGGAGGTCTTCGCCCGTCAGGTGCGCGCCCACGCCCGCGCCGGCGACGTCGTCGTGCTCCTCAGCACCAGCGGCAGGAGCCCGAACCTGCTCGCCGCCGCAGCCGCCGCCCGTGACGCCGGAGCCCGGTCGATCGCGATGACCGGTGCGCTGCCGAACCCACTCGCGCACGCCGTCGACGACGTGATCGCCGTCGACGGCCCGTCCGCCAACGTGCAGGAGGCGCAGCTCGTCCTCGTGCACGCCCTCTGCCGGGCCATGGAGCCCGCACTCCGCCGTGGCGGCACCCGATGA
- a CDS encoding PfkB family carbohydrate kinase, with product MSDRQLRIVVVGDTLLDVDVSGTSDRLSPDAPVPVVDVRSDQRRAGGAGLVATMLAKDGHDVTLVTVLGDDAPADQLRSLLPGVRIVDGPSGAPTPVKTRVRVGEHALVRIDEGCDTPPVPAVTPAMRQALDGADAVVVADYGRGLTEAAEMRAALSAVAAHTPVVWDPHPKGATPVAGITVATPNASEAHRFTGIAGSGVAFATDAAADLVARWDVQAVAVTMGDRGALVGSRTPRGADSRFVPAPSVTAGDPCGAGDRLAAGVAVALAAGAEVADAVTAGVEAASAYLAAGGVASLVEGAPPAPIAVPGADRDALRVVHEVRAAGGVVVATGGCFDLLHAGHARTLSAARALGDCLVVCLNSDESVRGLKGPDRPIMGQDDRVELLLALDCVDAVVVFDESTPDEALRRFRPDVWAKGGDYTADELPESVTLAEWGGRVVTVPFHPGRSTTRLAAAIERVG from the coding sequence ATGAGCGACCGGCAGCTCCGCATCGTCGTCGTCGGCGACACCCTGCTCGACGTCGACGTCAGCGGCACCAGCGACCGGCTCAGCCCGGACGCCCCGGTGCCCGTCGTCGACGTCCGCTCGGACCAGCGCCGTGCCGGTGGTGCCGGGCTCGTGGCGACCATGCTCGCGAAGGACGGCCACGACGTCACACTCGTCACCGTCCTCGGTGACGACGCCCCGGCCGACCAGCTCCGCTCGCTGCTGCCCGGCGTCCGCATCGTCGACGGGCCCTCCGGTGCACCGACCCCGGTGAAGACCCGGGTCCGCGTCGGCGAGCACGCCCTGGTCCGGATCGACGAGGGCTGCGACACCCCGCCCGTCCCCGCCGTGACGCCCGCGATGCGCCAGGCCCTCGACGGCGCCGACGCGGTGGTGGTCGCCGACTACGGCCGCGGGCTCACCGAGGCCGCCGAGATGCGGGCAGCGCTGAGCGCCGTCGCCGCACACACCCCGGTCGTCTGGGACCCGCACCCGAAGGGCGCCACCCCCGTCGCCGGCATCACCGTCGCCACACCGAACGCCAGCGAGGCACACCGCTTCACCGGCATCGCCGGCAGCGGGGTCGCCTTCGCCACCGACGCCGCCGCAGACCTCGTCGCCCGCTGGGACGTCCAGGCCGTCGCCGTCACGATGGGCGACCGCGGTGCCCTGGTCGGCAGCCGGACCCCGCGCGGTGCCGATTCCCGCTTCGTCCCCGCGCCGTCCGTCACCGCGGGCGACCCGTGCGGTGCCGGTGACCGGCTCGCCGCCGGTGTCGCCGTCGCCCTGGCCGCCGGCGCGGAGGTCGCCGACGCCGTCACCGCGGGGGTCGAGGCCGCGTCCGCGTACCTCGCCGCCGGCGGGGTCGCCTCGCTCGTCGAGGGTGCGCCGCCCGCACCGATCGCCGTCCCGGGCGCCGACCGCGACGCCCTGCGCGTGGTCCACGAGGTCCGGGCCGCCGGCGGGGTGGTCGTCGCCACCGGCGGATGCTTCGACCTGCTGCACGCCGGCCACGCCCGCACGCTCTCGGCAGCGCGGGCGCTCGGCGACTGCCTGGTCGTCTGCCTGAACTCCGACGAGTCCGTCCGGGGACTCAAGGGCCCCGACCGGCCGATCATGGGCCAGGACGACCGCGTCGAGCTCCTGCTCGCACTGGACTGCGTCGACGCCGTCGTGGTGTTCGACGAGTCCACCCCCGACGAGGCGCTCCGCCGCTTCCGTCCGGACGTCTGGGCGAAGGGCGGCGACTACACCGCCGACGAACTGCCCGAGTCCGTGACGCTCGCCGAGTGGGGTGGCCGGGTCGTCACCGTGCCGTTCCACCCGGGCCGCTCCACCACCCGGCTCGCCGCCGCCATCGAACGCGTCGGCTGA